The proteins below are encoded in one region of Candidatus Zixiibacteriota bacterium:
- a CDS encoding flavin reductase family protein, which produces MKQPVDGNLLSPLPIVLLGAMVNDRPNYMVVGYVCPFDFGKYIFLSLYKKRYTRIGIHEKKTFSVNIPSESLLAETNICGSKSGRDVDKGKLFNTFFGELKTAPMIQQCPINIECELADVLDYGDNEGIIGRIIKSYADSQYLEEDKLDFRKIHPILWATGGDFNYYSLGERLEDGEAEE; this is translated from the coding sequence ATGAAACAACCTGTTGATGGCAATTTGTTAAGCCCGTTGCCCATCGTTCTGCTTGGAGCGATGGTCAACGACCGACCCAATTATATGGTTGTCGGATACGTCTGCCCATTTGATTTCGGGAAATATATTTTTCTTAGCCTGTACAAGAAGCGATACACTCGAATCGGAATTCATGAGAAAAAAACGTTTAGTGTAAATATTCCCTCGGAATCGCTCCTGGCAGAAACAAATATCTGCGGTAGTAAATCCGGTCGGGATGTTGATAAAGGAAAATTATTTAATACGTTTTTTGGCGAGTTGAAAACAGCGCCAATGATACAACAATGTCCTATTAATATTGAATGTGAATTGGCGGACGTCCTGGATTATGGCGATAATGAGGGAATAATTGGACGTATCATAAAGTCATATGCCGATTCGCAGTATCTTGAGGAAGACAAACTTGATTTCAGAAAGATTCATCCAATTCTCTGGGCCACTGGAGGTGACTTCAACTATTACAGTCTGGGTGAAAGGCTGGAGGATGGTGAAGCAGAGGAATAA